The nucleotide sequence CATATATGGCTCTTCCTCGTTGCTCTCTCACATTTTTTCCTCTTTCAatgattcttctttgtttctagTAGTATAAATAATCGTATCGCCACGATCTAGCCataaaattttgtggtttaTTTCATAACAGCCACAAATTagtcattaaaataaaatgtgtcTTTTCCGTGACTTTTTAGTAGCTTTTCCGTCACTAATGTAGCCTcgaatcctactatattaattgggaagtacaaatatgaaactaatcttaaatgtgtaaaaaatcacattcaattgccattagaaatttttaattaagcttaattaattaatttaaataaatatatttaactaaaaaataaaaaacactcacagatcaaatattaaaaaatctaaaaaaaaatatatattttctctctctaataaattatggacgaaattagtaaatatttttttttaaaaaatagaaaccaatcagttttaaaaactaagattttatatccatgtatacaatataattatttttaataactaaatttgaagatttcaaattatgattctcctatcatctttattttattttatttacaaattgtttggaattttcatataatacttatcattagtaaaatgcagaattttttctgcatatgttgtgatttgatttttaaaaaacgaagatatatcactcaatctatgaaaaatgtgtgttttaatttccacattggcgggttggtaaaactaaatttatatagatgataaattataatttttatttgctcataattataataataaaattactattttatatttcacaaaataatgatgcaaatacaacaaataaacaataaaaaactgtaataatacgtcaaaaataaaatactataatattctaaaataattagtattcaaatagactaatagatttacagaacaattaaaaataaatattatcccaaacaaaataacattttttaaaaaaatataacaataaattttattattatattataaaattttttaaaagtgttaacccgtgctttaagcacgagGATATCTCCTAGTTTATAATAATTTGGTAGCTGTATCTTAGCTACAAATTAATATCATAACTAAATCATGACTATTAGCTACAAAAGTACGCAGTATTAGAGGCagataatattacaaaaataaaatttaaaaagttatttataagTTAGCCACAGATAGGCTGCGGATAATTCTGAAGCTATGTGAAACTCTAAATAAGCATAAATTCTAAAACCTTCCAAAAGGAAATCTAATTACTGTAACATACCCAAAAACTAATAtctaacaattataaaaatattatagtttttcaaatctaatatttttcaaacctTAACCACAAATTCAAACCTTTACTCCAAAGTCCAAAACCCTATACCCCAAACCTTAACTCCAAACCCTATACTCCAATCACAACCATAGAACCAAgctataaataatttatatgcatatataactcatagatatatatatatatatattaaataaaatcaatcttTTGAATTATCTATCTATAaagatttgtaaaataataCCATCGGTGCAAGTGAGCTAGTGGTTTAAGTGCAGGAGTTGGATCCATGTGCTCCTTAGTTCGATTCCCGGTGGGAGGGATGCTTTACGCTATGTCATAAGGTATTAGCAAAGGCTGGTCCCGGGCCATGGGGGAGATTAAGGCCCAGGCCCGAACTCCTCCtagttaacaaaaaagaaaaaaaaaaagatttgtaaaatatttatttataagtattttgaAATCTAATCATTTTCTTAACCTTAAATTTTATGTAGTGTATATGTACTCCCTTCTTCTTTGATATATCACTCCAAACTTAGAGAAAATGATTCTATAATTGTTATTCAAAATCATATACTTAAAAAAGACAATTATCAAACCAAAGTTATTTGTTTTGGGCGGACTAACCCAAAAATTTGGCAAAACGTTTCCCACTAAattatttggttaaaatttatttatttggtacTAGTATTCAATCCCgtactttacttttttttttgtattaaattcgTATGTGGGATATTACGTATATGATGTAACTAGGTGAGTTACCCGCATACTTGTGCGGGCAggaatttaatagaaaaaaaatccaattttatttcctaaattattaaatcagaattttgttatttgtttaaaaaaatgttcaaaatttttaatttcaatttttaaaatggaaaacaaataaGAGTAGtcaataaaatgtttattatagTATTCTACATATGTAATATCTTAATACTCTTGATACCTTGTAAGTCTCTAAATCTCTCACAAGTCTTTTAGCTAAATATTTGTTGGATTTTTACATATAGCATATCTTATTGTGGACTGATACGTTTCACAGTTGCTCAAACGTTTGCCCCTTGCAAGACTAGAGAAGAATGCAATGCTGTCGCCAATTGCACAAGCAGGGAAGCTCTATGCATAAGGGAAAAATGCCATTGTATGAGTTCATCAAATCATTTTGGGAAACTTAACAAACTTAAGATGGTGAAAGATTTAAAGCCGTACAAGGCGAAAAACTGATAGTGATTACCTATATAATATCAAAATGTGCCCGGGCTAGCTAACCTCTCGATCATTTGTGTTTTGATAGAATTTGTTCTTCATAATATAACATACGTAAAAGCTTGGTgcagttatagaaaatagtttcaATTGAAAATGCGTTTTGTTTTGACAGGTGAAAGACTTTGCATCTATAATAATTGATCTTTATTAAACCAAGTGATTTATATGCTCAATGACAACATCATCATGTAATActagttaattaataaaagtgGATATACAATATGATTGTAGTGGAATGTTTATAACTTAACTATACTaaacatttttaatatgtttaatttagCTTAAATTTAGATCTTTTGGATTTCCAACAACAAAGATTgtactttctatatatatatatatatatatatatattttttttttctcaagtctGATTTTATAGATTGTATTATAAGTAGCCAATATTACAACAGTGTAAACATTTCACCTATTACAAAAGATGGATTATCACAAGAAGAAAGATAATCCCATTTTAACTTAAACTAAAAGTGGTTAAACCTTCTTTCATATAAGATTAAGTTTAGATCAGTAAACTCAACACCTGATCTAGCCAAAAAGATGAACAAAGATGAGTACAAACTGATTTGCAaccttttcttcatcttccacttGCATTGTAGATAAGCAGGACCCAAAAAATGCTAACCATACTTGAAAAGTAAACAAACTTCTTACTAATCCTGCTTAAGATACTGCAGGCTCACCAAAAAGTGATTGATATATCTTGTAGAGTGAAATTATCGTTTCTTTGGAGGTAGCTGAAATCCTCCACCTTCATAAACTTGAAGCTTTTGTTTTAGCTTTCTTTCTCCATCTTTAACTATTTCAGATCTTGGATGCTTGGATGACTCACCGATTTCATATTTTGATGATTCACCAAATCCAGAATTCTTTAAAGCTTTTGAAGTGCTTTCATGATCATCAGATGGAGTTACATTAAAACCATTTGAGGATTCCATTCTCAGCCTTGATGCATGTTGTGGAATTGGTACTGCAAAATGTTGAACATTTTCAGCTTTGAAATCTTGAAAGTAAGGACTCACAGCAGCTAATTTCTCTGGGTTAGGAGGAGGAGTATCCACTCTTGGAGGTTGAGAGATTGGTGCTGGAAATGATCTATCCGATATATGAGACTGAGAATTGATATTATCTCTGTTTAATTCATCATTCTCAACAACTATATTCTGATCAAGTCTTTCTAAAATCGCATGATTAATCCTATTACTCGGAGGCTGCTGAAGAAACGGACATTGATTCCTGTGGTGAGTCATTCTATAACAGTTGCTAGAGATTCTCCTAAGCCGCTCATACTGAAATCTTATCATTGCTGATTCTCCAGATCTAAACCTGATTCTTTGAAAGAACCTAAGACAATCAAAAATTCTAAACCTTATTCTTACTCTGATACAAGTAATTTGAGTAGCTGTTGTTTCATGGAAATCGACAGTCACTAATTTCCGTATTTTTCTTGCAAATATCTAGATAATTccatgttgttttttttatatagcaaaattCTGAATAATTGCACAATAactagattttttaatttaaacgaAATATGTTTTATCCAAGAAAAAGGAGGTGGGCGTAATCTAATAACTCCTAATGTGGCTAACATTGTCGTTTAGTGTCTTTTTATTATTGCCGTTGGATTAAAATTCTAAGAATTAGAAAGAAAGTTAACGGTTATGAATTTGGGTTTAATGGAAGACTGGTGTGGTTAAAAAATgtaagttttgttgtttagttGAATTGACCGACACATCACTCATCAAAACGGTCACAAATTGTGGACGTGAAACTTCATTTAAATCTGAAAAAGTAATCAATTTCGAAAcaaagggagaaagagagagattaatcAATTTTGTGACCGttgtttgggttctcaattgaTAAACCCAGAAGAGACTTCTCAATCAATCTTGTGACCGTTGTTTGGGTTCTCGTCTTCCTTCTCTAAAAgtccgagagagagagagagagagccatcTCCGATCAGGTCCTATGTTATCATCTCTCTGAATCTTTCAATTTtaccaatctctctctctctctcactctatgATTCTCATATATGTTGCTTCTATTCTAGGGCTCCATCATCGAAATTGTTAGCTCAGGTTatgttatcttcttctctctctctctctctctctctctctctttcaatttcATCTCTCTCACGCTCCGCCATTGATGATTCTCATATATGTTGGTACAACAAGATCGACCGTTTGTATGACTAATGTTTTTGTGTCATAGGTAATCAAGGACGACGATTCTCCTAAAGAACGAAGATGATTGTCGTATCCTtcaatttaaattgttttgaGATTTGATTCTGATTCGTTGGCTATTCGGCTCTGTTTTGATGAAaggattttcttgttttgtttccaacGGGACTTTGATGGCATATCGCACGAAGACACGCATAGTAGTAGTCTCGTCTCTTCTATGGTATTATTGTatcttcttttatgtttcttcaACTTGATCGAATTTGATCGCATACTGTCCTGTTTTGTCTACTGAATCGTATACCTTTGGGTCCCTTAGTTATAATGTCggattgtttctttgttaatatCTCAGGTTTCTCACAGGTCAAAATTTAAGGGGAGCACTACGTCTCAGGTTCCCTTTTTACTTACATGTTaaatgattttgaatttttttgatggATAACTTCCTTGCAAGGGAGCGATCCCTGTGATGCTGTGCATATTTGATTAAGATTCTATCTCTGCTATGGCACGTGTATAAGGTCTCTGTCACTTGAGTACATCAGAGAATCGTTTTACCAGAACTGCAATTATGGACACAATTTGGTCTTAATCTCCAGGTAAAACTTTGTTTCTATGTCTatatgctgctgctggttgccAACAAGTTTAACAAATGATCCATTTTTCCTTAGAAGAATATCTCATGGCTTAGTGAGTTTGTCGATATTTTGACCAACAATAATTATGGTTTGTCATTTTATGATGCATATGAGCTGCTGGAATAATACTTTTTATATCCCACAGGTTCAGATTTCCATGAAACTCGTAATTAATTGAGTGTTGGTGTCTTTCATATTGctctatttcttttgtttttatacagTTATTTATCTTCACTAAATTTACTCTCTCAGCTGACTCATCCTTGTTTTTCGCAGCAAAGTTTACATGCATTTTCAGGAGATGAGACTGCAGATGCTATTTTTTGTGTGGAATATACGCCTTGCAGGATTCAAGTTAGGAACTACAATGAATCTGCTTCGTTCCTGTAAAATGGCCAAGTCTCCATCTCTTTATAGAGGTCATGGTGTTTTTTCATATGTAGTATCTCATTTAGATTCCAAGCTACTTAAATTAACTTGGTCAATCATTGGGTATTTTGTCAGGTCAAAAGTGAGGATTCAAACAAAATTGCAAAACCCATAATGAAGAAAGCTTGTTTCATGCCAGGATTATaggtaatacatatatattatattaggtTCAtgtatctctttctttatttcgtTTAGGAGTCTTTCAGTAACATTGTTAACTTCGTGATTTTATCTCGATAGAGTAGTTTGTAAGTTTCTGTTCTTCTCTTGCAGGAAACCTTTGCAAGTTTCAAACTCCGCTCTTAAGTTATGTTGATCTCTCAAATTACTTTGTTGATCTCAAAAATTGGAGTATAGAGAGTACCGGTGATGATGAGACTACAAATGGAAACTTTGATTTATTAAGTGGTGGTGCCTAATTGCTTCTTATAAGAAGTGCTGCCTTGTGAGAGGTTAAACGATTTTTGAGGTAAGTAACGTAAAATACAATTATTATGGTCTCTTTTCTTATTGTTATTTAAACTCTTAAAGCTAATTTGTGCGGATATATTGTACAGGTTGCATAGATGAATCAGAGAAGAGTGGAAGAACTTTTCtgttgaacaaaagaaaaggtctTGTCCCATATCAACTGTGTGAATCAAtgaaatgttcaaaaaaaacaaaaattctaacCTGTTTGCATATTATTGAACAAGGAGATATATACGGAAGGCAATGAAATGCTGAGGGTAGAAGAAGCCATGAGCGAGACGAAGAGAACAAAGAAGAGACGAGATAGGCAAAGGTAGCTCAATATCAGATCTCAATATCAGATTCAGTGACGAGTCCATCTAAAATCTTTTGCAGTTcattgttttttgttataaaaataagtCAACGTTAGATGATCTTTTGTTATCGTTTGCTTTAGTTCAGAGATATAGACAATGTGGGTTGCTAACATAATTATCTCTGATTCAGATATGTCTTGGTGCCTTATCAGAAACTTGATGCTTCTAGTATGTATATCACTCCTTCTCATGAAAAGCCTTTCTCTtgggacagagagagagattgaaaacCGTTCAGAGTCATGAATCTAACTAGCAGTCGAAGTAGTGGAGTCAGAACAGTTGAGAGAAGCTTGTTACTGATCAAAAATTAAGAATGAAAGGTTGTTGCAGGGTGGTGTAATGGGAGAAGGATGCCAACAACTTCTAGTTTCCTTGCATACatgtttaatttctttcttaattCCTTAATGACCTTCTTACTTCCTTACATACATGTTTAATTTCTCTCCTTATTTACTgagttttttattctttcctcCTTACTTTCTATCCTTAACTTGCTTGCTAGAATCAAATTACATGCAGACCGATCGACCTCAGCTGAAGAACGGTATTTTATAGAAACAGAGGATTTAGATCTTTAGTCTTTTGTTATCTCTGTCTATTTCTATCATTAAGTTCGTGTATCGACTAGTATGATTTTGGCTATTATTGTTCTTCAGAGAGAAAATTATTTGAGGGTTGTGAGCATATTTCTGGTTACGAACTGCAGAGTTCTCATGCTCCATGATTCGTTGTTTAACTTTTTGGGAGTATATTCACTGAGGTAAACTCAAAGATCCATGAGTTGAAGTTAAAACTTGAGAAACAAAAGTTGGCTATGTTGCTTGGATGGATTTCTGATCTCCCATGCTTAGTAGTCAGTAACCATGCGTGCCAATTCGGTATTTTATAGAATATCTATGGTTCCCGCTTTTGGAACAATTTTCACCGTCCAGGTTTCCACTATCAACTTTATCATTCTTAGAAATCTTTGTGTTACTATAAGATTATGAATTTCTGTTGTTTccattaaattttgttagtaaGTTTTCACGGTTTGGCAACCAATACAACATTTTCAGTAGACAACGACATGATTTAGTAAGAGAAATATGAGTGAATGAAGGTATTGTAAGTTTGATGCTCTTGTTTTTTATAGTATCAGATATTATCTGTGTCTCGACTTTAGTTGATAAATGTGCATTTTCAACAGGGGAACTATAGAAGAGAGTTTTCATCAAGGTCATGATCATTGATCAGAACATATGGAGATATATATGGAAGGCAATGAAAGGCTGATGGTAGAAGAAGCCATGAGCGAGGGGAAGAGAACAAAGAAGCTCTCTAGATTCTCTCAATTAAAGGGAAAATCGTAAATGTCACCGAGGTTAGTATCTTTCACATGTTTTTAGTGAGTAGTAGAAAATCATATTGGGGTCAGCCAGTCAATAACAAAGACACATATTTCTTGCATAAGAATGAGACGGGATAGGCAAAGGTAGCTCAATATCAGATCCAATGACGAATCAATCTAAAATCTTCTGCAGTTCTTTGTTTTTCGGTATAAAAATAAGTCAACGTTACATGATCTTTTGTCAGttctttgttgcttttttaGTTCAGAGATATAGACAATCTGTCTTGGAGACTGAGGACGTGAATAAACATGCCTAACCTTATCAGAAACTTGATGTACTTATATCACTCCCTCTTATGAGAAACCTTTCTCTTGGCACAGGGAGAGAGATTGACAACCATTCAGAGACATGAATATAACTAGCAGTCAAAGTTGTGGAGCAGGAACTAGTCAAAAAAGCTGGGAGAAGGATTTCAACAACTTGATACATGATAAGCTTGAATGACAAATAAATCACGGATGCTGCTCCAGAAAATTGGTAAAGCTTCAGTAAGCCAgtacaaaacagagaagaccTGCTGATGAAAAAGACAAGCAAATATTTTATCGCTAAGTAAGTATCAATTTACTCAATTCAACCAGAATATGCTTAGGTACATCACCTAATACAAGACTACTTAGACACAATCTTGCCTTAATCTCCAGGTGAAGTTACATTGTAAACTTAAGTTCATTATGATTCATGCTCTGAAACACTTGTGTTTTCGGTTTGCAGTTTTCGCAGACTATAGAGAAAAAACTGCTCTTCAGGAAAACGCCAAAGTTTTTGTTAGAGTTTACAGAGACCTCGAGACTCGAGCTGAGATGATGATGTCCacataaatttgtaatatatctATCTTTTTCACTCGCGAACTGTTTTTATAGTGTGAATAAGCAAGAAAACTGACAACATTCTCATTTTTTAGGAAACTAAAGGATCCCTTGAAGCCTAAACAACACATATCTGCCTACATAATTACGAGAGGAGTGCTGCCTTACGAGAATTTGAGATAAGTAATGTAAAATGCAAGTATTATAGTCGTGTTTTTTACTGTTCTTTAAGTTCTTAAAGCTAAGTTGTGCGGATGAATTGCAGAGATGAATCGGAGAAGTGTGGAAGAACTTGTCTGCAAAACGAAAGGGTCTGTAAGAAAAGGTATTCTCCCATATTAATTGTGTGAAAtgttcaaagaaacaaaatttcttGACCTGTTTGTCTATTATTAAACAAGGAGATATATATGGAAGAAGCATGAGcgagaagaagaggataaagAAGCTTCTCAAATTCTCAAGGAAGGGAAAACCAACAATGCCACTAAGGTTAGTTACTTATTCCACGTGCTGGCAAGGGCTTCTGCCAGTCAATAACAACAAGACATGTAAGGTAGAGCTCAGTATCTGATGACAATCTTGGTAAAACGTGTTTCTAGTCATGTAGGTTTGCACATGGACATGATTTCTAGTCATGTAGGTTTGCACATGGACATTAACATATTAATGTCATTTTGGTTTTCaggtaaaattaatatttatatccaATGTTTGTGTCTTGGTTTTGATGGTTTATTGTTTTTACTAATCagaattatataatataatgacgCATACCTCTTAGACACTATTATCCTTATTTCAGGTCTATTGCAACGGAGCTCTCCAATGGTTGTGCTTTTTATCTTCTCCCAAGTATGTtatcttctcctttcttcttatGCAGTAGAAGATTAAATACTCTTAAGTGGTCGTGTGAATCTAAAAGTGAAAAATGGTTTATATGGCGAAGGGTCAATTTATGAAACATCATTTGGCTTGCTTCACTTTTAGTGGTTCTACCTAGTGatgtttgctttcttttttttgttctaactTAGTAGCTGGAGAAGGATAAAAGTACTAGTCTCTAAGCATTttgcatcaattttttttgtgtcaacgaAATTCTTTTTACCAACAAACAAGGTAGTGTTTCTCTAATTCTTTGTTCTAGATTATGTTAATCGCTCTCTATGGTATAATGTTTATCACTTTTCTTTGTCAGGCTGGAAacatttttaggttttcttgtCTCCACTAGAAGCAGTTTACAAGAGATGATTTTTTCAGGCTCAGTGAAAGAGCAATGTTCGTAGTGTGATAATTTTACCACTAGAAAATGTGATAAATCCAAATGGCAAGTGCTGCAGGTTTGGCGATTATTAAGTGCAGGACAAGCAGTGGAGTATAGAATGTTGGTGATGAGGCTATAAAGGGAAACTTGTA is from Camelina sativa cultivar DH55 chromosome 20, Cs, whole genome shotgun sequence and encodes:
- the LOC104772919 gene encoding uncharacterized protein At4g02000-like, with product MIRFQYERLRRISSNCYRMTHHRNQCPFLQQPPSNRINHAILERLDQNIVVENDELNRDNINSQSHISDRSFPAPISQPPRVDTPPPNPEKLAAVSPYFQDFKAENVQHFAVPIPQHASRLRMESSNGFNVTPSDDHESTSKALKNSGFGESSKYEIGESSKHPRSEIVKDGERKLKQKLQVYEGGGFQLPPKKR